One window from the genome of Serinibacter salmoneus encodes:
- a CDS encoding GAF domain-containing protein: MLTSTQLTARQMVWMRRAHERFLTRGEVAPRVRSAVAASWERSARVGVDPDAPTPPVDLSEQDVAALRRDHPLAWAIPIARTLLLEPDAGWVAALTDTAGRLLWVEGNGAARRDLETVGFTEGATWREDCTGTNAPGTALATDSAVRVLGAEHWATPIHGWNCAAAPVHGPTGQVLGVLDITGADPVASPLAASLLRATVATIEARMLAASLATPSRTGTGTDADARSELGTGSGSAAEPGAPTARLQVLAHRRALRLPDGERTLSPRHAEIVLLLAEHPEGMTAEEVAVALAEHDLSVVTVRAEVSRLRRVAPDLLREGSPYRLRGAVRTDVAAVRQSLRAGDLAGALATYPGPVLPASRAPGVETIREALEGDLRAAVLASTDPHAVARWTASDSGREDWWAWHHLGQIAAPGSALAQRARAEVARLDLSQA; the protein is encoded by the coding sequence GTGCTGACGTCGACGCAACTGACAGCCAGGCAGATGGTCTGGATGCGTCGCGCGCACGAGCGGTTCCTCACCCGCGGCGAGGTGGCCCCCCGGGTGCGCAGCGCCGTCGCCGCCTCGTGGGAGCGCAGCGCCCGCGTGGGTGTGGACCCCGACGCCCCCACACCCCCCGTGGATCTCTCCGAGCAGGACGTCGCCGCCCTACGCCGCGACCACCCGCTCGCCTGGGCGATCCCCATCGCGCGCACCCTGCTGCTGGAACCGGATGCGGGCTGGGTCGCCGCGCTCACAGACACCGCCGGCCGACTGCTGTGGGTGGAGGGCAACGGTGCAGCCCGCCGCGACCTGGAGACCGTCGGCTTCACCGAGGGAGCGACCTGGCGCGAGGACTGCACCGGCACCAACGCCCCCGGCACCGCCCTGGCCACCGACTCCGCCGTCCGGGTGCTCGGCGCGGAGCACTGGGCCACCCCGATCCACGGGTGGAACTGCGCCGCCGCCCCCGTGCACGGCCCCACCGGCCAGGTGCTCGGCGTGCTGGACATCACCGGCGCGGACCCGGTCGCCTCGCCCCTGGCCGCGTCCCTTCTGCGTGCCACCGTGGCCACGATCGAGGCGCGCATGCTCGCCGCCAGCCTGGCCACGCCGTCCCGCACCGGCACCGGTACCGACGCCGACGCCCGCAGCGAGCTCGGCACAGGGTCCGGGTCCGCCGCCGAGCCCGGTGCCCCCACCGCCCGCCTGCAGGTGCTCGCCCACCGTCGCGCCCTGCGGCTGCCCGACGGCGAACGCACCCTCTCCCCCCGGCACGCCGAGATCGTGCTCCTGCTGGCGGAACACCCGGAGGGAATGACGGCGGAGGAGGTGGCCGTGGCGCTGGCGGAGCACGACCTGTCCGTGGTCACGGTCCGCGCCGAGGTCTCCCGGTTGCGGCGCGTGGCGCCCGATCTGCTGCGGGAGGGGTCGCCGTACCGCCTGCGGGGCGCCGTGCGCACGGACGTGGCCGCGGTGCGGCAGTCGCTGCGCGCCGGTGATCTCGCCGGGGCCCTGGCCACCTATCCGGGCCCGGTGCTGCCGGCCTCCCGCGCGCCCGGAGTGGAGACGATCCGCGAGGCCCTGGAAGGGGATCTGCGCGCAGCCGTCCTGGCCAGCACCGATCCGCACGCCGTGGCCCGCTGGACGGCGAGCGACTCGGGCCGGGAGGACTGGTGGGCCTGGCACCACCTCGGGCAGATCGCCGCGCCCGGCAGCGCCCTCGCACAGCGCGCCCGGGCCGAGGTGGCACGGCTCGACCTGAGCCAGGCCTAA
- the exaC gene encoding acetaldehyde dehydrogenase ExaC yields the protein MTVYAQPGTEGSLVEYRSRYDHWINGEFRAPVKGQYFENPSPVTGKTFTEVARGTAEDIDAALDAAHAAAPAWGRTTATERAIILNKIADRMEANLEMIAVAESWENGKPVRETLNADIPLAIDHFRYFAGAIRAQEGTLSQIDEDTIAYHFHEPLGVVGQIIPWNFPILMATWKLAPALAAGNAVVIKPAEQTPASILFLMELLADILPPGVVNVVNGFGVEAGKPLASSPRIRKIAFTGETTTGRLIMQYAAQNIIPVTLELGGKSPNIFFSDVARERDDYYDKALEGFTMFALNQGEVCTCPSRALIAKDIYADFLADSIERTKAVKQGNPLDTDTMIGAQASNDQLEKILSYIDIGKAEGAKVLTGGERCGLGGDLEGGYYVTPTIFEGNNAMRVFQEEIFGPVVAVTSFDGFDDAIAIANDTLYGLGAGVWSREAMTAYRAGRAIQAGRVWTNNYHAYPAAAAFGGYKGSGVGRENHLMMLDHYQQTKNLLVSYSAKKLGFF from the coding sequence ATGACCGTCTACGCACAGCCGGGCACCGAGGGCTCGCTGGTGGAGTACCGCTCGCGCTACGACCACTGGATCAACGGGGAGTTCCGGGCCCCCGTCAAGGGCCAGTACTTCGAGAATCCCTCCCCCGTGACCGGCAAGACGTTCACCGAGGTCGCCCGCGGCACCGCCGAGGACATCGACGCCGCACTGGACGCGGCCCACGCCGCAGCCCCCGCGTGGGGCCGCACCACTGCCACCGAACGCGCCATCATCCTGAACAAGATCGCCGACCGGATGGAGGCGAACCTCGAGATGATCGCGGTCGCCGAGAGCTGGGAGAACGGCAAGCCGGTCCGCGAGACCCTGAACGCCGACATCCCGCTCGCGATCGACCACTTCCGCTACTTCGCCGGCGCGATCCGCGCCCAGGAGGGCACCCTCAGCCAGATCGACGAGGACACGATCGCCTACCACTTCCACGAGCCGCTGGGCGTGGTCGGTCAGATCATCCCGTGGAACTTCCCGATCCTCATGGCCACGTGGAAGCTCGCCCCGGCCCTGGCCGCCGGCAACGCGGTGGTCATCAAGCCCGCCGAGCAGACCCCCGCCTCGATCCTGTTCCTCATGGAGTTGCTCGCGGACATCCTGCCGCCCGGGGTGGTGAACGTGGTCAACGGGTTCGGTGTCGAGGCGGGCAAGCCGCTCGCCTCCTCCCCCCGGATCCGCAAGATCGCCTTCACCGGTGAGACCACCACCGGGCGCCTGATCATGCAGTACGCGGCGCAGAACATCATCCCAGTCACCCTCGAACTGGGCGGGAAGAGCCCGAACATCTTCTTCTCCGATGTGGCCCGGGAGCGGGACGACTACTACGACAAGGCGCTCGAGGGCTTCACGATGTTCGCCCTGAACCAGGGCGAGGTCTGCACCTGCCCCTCGCGTGCCCTGATCGCGAAGGACATCTACGCCGACTTCCTCGCCGACTCCATCGAGCGCACCAAGGCGGTCAAGCAGGGCAACCCGCTGGACACCGACACGATGATCGGCGCGCAGGCCAGCAACGACCAGCTGGAGAAGATCCTCAGCTACATCGACATCGGCAAGGCCGAGGGCGCGAAGGTGCTCACGGGCGGCGAGCGCTGCGGCCTGGGCGGGGACCTCGAGGGCGGCTACTACGTGACGCCCACGATCTTCGAGGGCAACAACGCGATGCGGGTCTTCCAGGAGGAGATCTTCGGGCCGGTGGTCGCGGTGACCTCCTTCGACGGGTTCGACGACGCGATCGCCATCGCCAACGACACCCTGTACGGGCTGGGTGCCGGGGTGTGGTCACGGGAGGCGATGACGGCCTACCGCGCCGGGCGCGCCATCCAGGCGGGCCGGGTGTGGACGAACAACTACCACGCCTACCCCGCGGCGGCGGCCTTCGGCGGCTACAAGGGATCCGGCGTCGGGCGGGAGAACCACCTGATGATGCTCGACCACTACCAGCAGACCAAGAACCTGCTGGTGAGTTACTCCGCGAAGAAGCTCGGCTTCTTCTAG